The proteins below come from a single Saccharopolyspora sp. SCSIO 74807 genomic window:
- a CDS encoding LLM class flavin-dependent oxidoreductase, whose amino-acid sequence MSITLHWFLPTHGDGRSIVDRPHVTATGANTPRQPDVDYLAQVAQAVEHLGFTGMLTPTGSWCQDAWVTTAALLGRTKRIKFLVAFRPGSLTPTLAAQMATTYQRVSGGRLLLNIVTGGESVEQRRYGDWLDHDKRYERTDEFLAAMRAIWSGEPADFDGEHFQLRGATAFDVPDPQPPLYFGGSSDAALPIAARRADVHLTWGEPPAKVGERIARLRELAAAEGRTLRFGLRAHTITRDTSADAWATAQRFLEQMDPAEVAASQAKFARTESTAQRRMAELHGGVLHGDARKLEVHPGLWSGVGLLRGGAGTALVGSHEEVADLMAEYHAVGVEEFVFSGYPHLEEAYWFGEGVRPVLARRGLLNEVAAAPAGPLAGAPAPAS is encoded by the coding sequence ATGAGCATCACGTTGCACTGGTTCCTGCCCACCCACGGCGACGGGCGGTCCATTGTGGACCGTCCGCACGTCACCGCCACCGGTGCGAACACGCCCAGGCAACCGGATGTCGACTACCTGGCGCAGGTCGCGCAGGCCGTCGAGCACCTCGGCTTCACCGGGATGCTCACCCCGACCGGCAGCTGGTGCCAGGACGCGTGGGTCACCACGGCCGCGCTGCTGGGGCGCACCAAGCGCATCAAGTTCCTGGTCGCCTTCCGGCCCGGCTCGCTCACTCCGACGCTCGCGGCGCAGATGGCGACGACGTACCAGCGGGTCTCCGGCGGCAGGCTGCTGCTGAACATCGTCACCGGCGGCGAGTCCGTGGAGCAGCGCCGCTACGGGGACTGGCTGGACCACGACAAGCGCTACGAGCGCACCGACGAGTTCCTGGCCGCGATGCGCGCGATCTGGTCCGGCGAGCCCGCGGACTTCGACGGCGAGCACTTCCAACTGCGCGGCGCCACGGCGTTCGACGTGCCCGATCCGCAGCCGCCGCTGTACTTCGGCGGCTCCTCCGATGCCGCGCTGCCGATCGCGGCCCGGCGCGCCGACGTGCACCTGACCTGGGGCGAACCGCCCGCGAAGGTGGGCGAGCGGATCGCGCGGCTGCGCGAGCTGGCCGCCGCCGAGGGCCGCACGCTGCGGTTCGGGCTGCGCGCGCACACGATCACCCGCGACACCTCGGCGGATGCCTGGGCCACCGCGCAACGGTTCCTGGAGCAGATGGATCCGGCCGAGGTCGCGGCCTCGCAGGCGAAGTTCGCCAGGACCGAGTCCACCGCGCAGCGCCGGATGGCCGAGCTGCACGGCGGGGTGCTGCACGGCGACGCGCGGAAGCTGGAGGTGCATCCGGGCCTGTGGTCCGGCGTCGGGCTGCTGCGCGGCGGTGCCGGGACCGCGCTGGTCGGGAGCCACGAGGAGGTCGCGGACCTGATGGCCGAGTACCACGCGGTCGGCGTCGAGGAGTTCGTGTTCTCCGGCTACCCGCACCTGGAGGAGGCGTACTGGTTCGGCGAGGGCGTGCGGCCGGTGCTCGCCCGCCGCGGCCTGCTCAACGAGGTGGCGGCTGCGCCGGCCGGGCCGCTCGCCGGTGCTCCGGCTCCGGCCTCCTGA
- a CDS encoding helix-turn-helix transcriptional regulator produces MGRVRQTLERRQLGIALRRLRVDSGRTRQEAADRLGKVRSRIAELEDGKSTIAPTDLAALLDYYEVGSDERSTVLALAAEARKRQPKRPYTDVLPRSFQRFADMEASALRVRSYEASIVPGLLQSRDYVRAVMSDGDGVWWTASADEVEQRTAARLERQARFLESSEAREMHFIVTEEALRAVVGSVKIRNGQLAHLAGLVRERPQLQLQVLPAGSGNPARGGGFTLFDFGDRGVPVGFCSATFGPSMYFDGESDVELLHRAFQRLTGSSLNTAESLALIEGISEE; encoded by the coding sequence ATGGGCCGAGTTCGACAGACTCTGGAACGTCGACAACTGGGCATTGCGCTGCGGCGACTGCGCGTCGACTCCGGCCGGACCCGACAAGAGGCCGCTGACCGCCTCGGCAAGGTCCGCTCCCGCATCGCCGAACTGGAAGACGGCAAGAGCACGATCGCTCCGACCGATCTTGCGGCGCTGCTCGATTACTACGAGGTCGGCAGCGACGAACGTTCCACCGTGCTCGCCCTTGCTGCGGAAGCACGGAAGCGTCAGCCGAAGCGGCCTTATACCGATGTGCTGCCGCGCTCGTTCCAGCGCTTCGCGGACATGGAAGCCAGCGCGCTGCGGGTACGCAGTTACGAGGCATCGATCGTTCCTGGCCTGCTCCAATCGCGGGATTACGTGCGCGCGGTCATGTCGGATGGTGACGGTGTCTGGTGGACGGCATCGGCCGATGAGGTCGAGCAGCGAACCGCGGCCCGGCTGGAACGGCAAGCCCGGTTCCTGGAATCTTCGGAGGCGAGGGAGATGCACTTCATCGTCACGGAAGAAGCGCTGCGGGCAGTGGTCGGTTCGGTCAAGATCCGGAACGGGCAGCTCGCACATCTCGCCGGTCTCGTCCGGGAACGCCCGCAGCTGCAACTTCAGGTGCTTCCCGCTGGTTCCGGCAACCCGGCCCGAGGTGGCGGCTTCACGCTGTTCGACTTCGGCGACCGAGGCGTTCCGGTCGGCTTCTGCTCGGCGACCTTCGGTCCGTCGATGTACTTCGACGGAGAGTCTGACGTGGAGCTGCTGCATCGGGCCTTTCAAAGGCTTACCGGTTCGTCGCTGAACACGGCGGAATCCCTCGCGCTGATCGAAGGCATTTCGGAGGAATGA
- a CDS encoding amidohydrolase family protein, translating to MQRLITAGQVLVGPAGERIPDGAVLVDDDTITAVGPRAEVEAQAGAEAVRHSAATVLPGLINGHVHLVWDAGFGMLDRYQEAGDEQLLLGIAGRAQQALRAGVTTLRDLGDRGGLVLRVRDSIDRGEITGPRLLGSGPPLTPPKGHCWFFGGEVDGPEAIRDRIRRNAELGADVIKVMSSGGQMTRESAPTWQNQFDGDELALVVKTAAEFDLPVAAHAHGTDAIVAAVEAGVDTLEHCSWQATGGEGADLRDDVAREIARRGITVCHAYPPDWAGFARITGEAGARAAVERVRWMDEFGVRFVPGTDGGLPTSVFDNYAGALNYYVEAVGWSAERVLDMATTGAAQALGLTGVGRLAPGCAADVLALDGDPLADFAALHRQRLVLARGRAVAPDAQLLSE from the coding sequence GTGCAGCGACTCATCACCGCAGGTCAAGTGCTGGTAGGCCCGGCCGGGGAACGGATCCCGGACGGAGCGGTGCTCGTCGACGACGACACGATCACCGCGGTCGGCCCGCGCGCCGAGGTCGAAGCGCAAGCCGGTGCCGAAGCCGTGCGGCACAGCGCAGCCACCGTGCTGCCCGGCTTGATCAACGGCCACGTGCACCTGGTTTGGGATGCCGGTTTCGGAATGCTGGACCGGTATCAGGAGGCCGGTGACGAGCAGCTGCTGCTCGGCATCGCCGGTCGCGCGCAGCAGGCCCTCCGCGCCGGGGTCACCACCTTGCGGGACCTGGGGGATCGCGGCGGGCTCGTGCTGCGGGTGCGCGATTCGATCGACCGCGGGGAAATCACCGGTCCGCGCCTGCTCGGTTCCGGCCCGCCGCTCACTCCGCCGAAGGGGCACTGCTGGTTCTTCGGCGGCGAAGTGGACGGCCCGGAGGCGATCCGCGACCGGATCCGCCGCAACGCCGAGCTCGGCGCCGACGTGATCAAGGTGATGTCCAGCGGCGGCCAGATGACCCGGGAATCGGCGCCCACCTGGCAGAACCAGTTCGACGGCGACGAACTGGCGCTGGTGGTCAAAACGGCCGCCGAGTTCGATCTTCCGGTGGCCGCGCACGCGCACGGCACCGACGCGATCGTGGCCGCGGTCGAGGCCGGGGTCGACACCCTGGAGCACTGCTCGTGGCAGGCCACCGGTGGCGAGGGAGCCGACCTGCGCGACGACGTCGCGCGCGAGATCGCCCGCCGCGGCATCACCGTCTGCCACGCCTACCCGCCGGACTGGGCCGGTTTCGCCCGGATCACCGGCGAGGCGGGTGCCCGAGCCGCGGTCGAGCGGGTGCGTTGGATGGACGAGTTCGGCGTGCGGTTCGTGCCCGGCACCGACGGCGGGCTGCCGACCTCGGTGTTCGACAACTACGCGGGCGCGTTGAACTACTACGTCGAGGCGGTCGGCTGGAGCGCGGAACGGGTGCTCGACATGGCCACCACCGGTGCGGCGCAGGCGCTCGGCCTGACCGGGGTCGGTCGGCTCGCTCCCGGGTGCGCGGCGGACGTGCTGGCGCTCGATGGCGATCCGCTGGCGGACTTCGCCGCGCTGCACCGGCAGCGGCTGGTGCTCGCGCGGGGCCGCGCGGTCGCCCCCGACGCGCAACTTCTTTCCGAGTGA
- a CDS encoding putative leader peptide, with amino-acid sequence MSERPALTGRLHVDLRRQASAICHRG; translated from the coding sequence ATGTCCGAGCGCCCCGCCCTCACCGGGCGCCTGCACGTCGACCTCCGGCGCCAAGCCAGCGCGATCTGTCACCGCGGCTGA
- a CDS encoding Imm1 family immunity protein: MSITAGWAVIGLDGSYQGLNNTLETPEDIAGFAEQLADPQADSARLVHNGRPLWDAETNFPDHDVFAAVVDGFGYLSYQDATRGKAYPVGDSASEGCEFDDDDFPPGSGLPLGTFTAVVTEFLRTAERPTAVSWRAFAPEAPQE, translated from the coding sequence ATGAGCATCACCGCAGGTTGGGCCGTGATCGGTCTCGACGGCTCGTACCAAGGTCTGAACAACACGCTGGAGACCCCGGAGGACATCGCCGGGTTCGCAGAACAGCTCGCCGACCCACAAGCGGACTCGGCCCGGTTGGTGCACAACGGCCGACCCTTGTGGGATGCCGAAACGAACTTTCCCGATCACGACGTGTTCGCCGCCGTCGTCGACGGGTTCGGCTACCTCAGCTACCAAGACGCCACCCGCGGCAAGGCGTACCCGGTGGGCGACTCGGCGTCGGAGGGTTGCGAGTTCGACGACGACGATTTCCCGCCCGGGTCGGGCCTACCCCTGGGGACCTTCACCGCTGTCGTCACCGAGTTCTTGCGCACCGCCGAGCGGCCGACCGCAGTCAGCTGGCGGGCGTTCGCCCCGGAAGCGCCGCAGGAATGA
- a CDS encoding DddA-like double-stranded DNA deaminase toxin, which produces MASAMEQLAQGIATAIRKIGEAADHLTQAISHSDDANEHLGTALQGAAADDAVAAAHQQRAVPQQLAAQREQMRLAATLIDAYRQNIGLPAVEPTPNPTPATPRTGAVARPTSSAARRSELPRPPRPGKTHGRWITGDGEAVLLESGKGGEYYEATRQLAVEHGLIRGNVSAEPAIARHVETQFVARMLDQGITEAEIEINRPVCGTTPKDQQWPNTCHQWLSRFLPEGWKLTVQDGSSPAGNTYIGRKAEE; this is translated from the coding sequence ATGGCCTCCGCCATGGAACAACTCGCCCAGGGGATCGCGACAGCGATCCGCAAGATCGGTGAAGCCGCCGATCACCTCACCCAAGCGATCAGCCACTCCGACGACGCCAACGAACACCTCGGGACAGCGCTGCAGGGCGCCGCTGCCGACGACGCGGTTGCCGCAGCACACCAACAGCGGGCCGTGCCGCAGCAACTTGCGGCGCAACGCGAACAGATGCGGCTCGCGGCGACACTGATCGACGCCTACCGGCAGAACATCGGTTTGCCCGCAGTTGAACCAACACCGAATCCCACGCCAGCCACGCCGCGAACCGGTGCGGTTGCTCGGCCCACCTCGTCAGCAGCGAGGCGATCTGAGCTACCACGTCCACCCCGCCCCGGTAAGACACATGGCCGGTGGATCACCGGCGACGGTGAGGCGGTGCTGCTGGAAAGCGGCAAGGGCGGCGAATACTACGAGGCGACGCGGCAGCTCGCGGTCGAACACGGGCTCATCCGAGGTAACGTCAGCGCCGAACCGGCGATTGCTCGCCACGTCGAAACGCAGTTCGTCGCTCGGATGCTCGATCAGGGCATCACTGAGGCCGAGATCGAGATCAACCGCCCGGTCTGCGGTACGACACCGAAAGACCAGCAGTGGCCGAATACCTGCCACCAGTGGTTATCAAGGTTCCTACCGGAAGGATGGAAACTGACAGTGCAGGACGGATCGAGCCCGGCGGGCAACACCTACATCGGGCGGAAGGCGGAGGAATGA
- a CDS encoding glycerophosphodiester phosphodiesterase encodes MQIRTRAVAVAVISAAALATLTIPASAEPAGGPGTGEAEVFGHRGASGYRPEHTLAAYELAARMGADYIEPDLVSTKDGVLVSRHENEISGTTDVADRPEFADRKTTKVIDGVELTGWFTEDFTLAELKTLRAKERIPQLRPNNTAYDGQFQVPTFQEVIDLSKRLSKELHRDIGVAPETKHPSHFRRIGLPLEPGVVRALDDNGLNRPDARVVVQSFEVGNLRELDRSLRVDLVQLISDSGAPQDFIEAGDPRTYADMVEPGGLRQIAEYADVLGPDTKVLLPVDENDHLTKPTTVTADAHAAGLEVVPYTVRAENDFLPADLRSSADPAQHGDVFGYFGLLLDQGIDGIFSDFPDLAVQARDGIN; translated from the coding sequence ATGCAGATCCGGACACGTGCCGTTGCCGTCGCGGTGATCAGCGCGGCCGCGTTGGCCACGCTCACGATCCCGGCTAGCGCTGAGCCCGCCGGCGGTCCCGGCACCGGCGAGGCCGAGGTCTTCGGCCACCGCGGCGCGTCCGGCTACCGCCCCGAGCACACGCTGGCCGCCTACGAGCTGGCCGCGCGGATGGGCGCCGACTACATCGAACCGGACCTGGTCAGCACCAAGGACGGCGTGCTGGTCTCGCGGCACGAGAACGAGATCAGCGGCACCACCGACGTCGCCGACCGCCCCGAGTTCGCCGACCGCAAGACCACGAAGGTCATCGACGGCGTCGAGCTGACCGGCTGGTTCACCGAGGACTTCACCCTCGCCGAGCTCAAGACGCTGCGCGCCAAGGAACGCATCCCGCAGCTGCGCCCGAACAACACGGCCTACGACGGCCAGTTCCAGGTCCCGACGTTCCAAGAGGTCATCGACCTGTCGAAGCGGCTGTCCAAGGAACTGCACCGGGACATCGGGGTGGCGCCGGAGACCAAGCACCCCAGCCACTTCCGCCGCATCGGGCTGCCGCTGGAGCCGGGCGTGGTGCGCGCGCTCGACGACAACGGGCTGAACCGGCCGGACGCGAGGGTGGTGGTGCAGTCCTTCGAGGTCGGCAACCTGCGCGAGCTGGATCGCTCGTTGCGCGTCGACCTCGTGCAGCTGATCAGCGACAGCGGCGCGCCGCAGGACTTCATCGAGGCCGGCGACCCGCGCACCTACGCGGACATGGTCGAACCCGGCGGGCTGCGGCAGATCGCCGAGTACGCCGACGTGCTCGGCCCGGACACCAAGGTCCTGCTGCCGGTCGACGAGAACGACCACCTCACGAAGCCGACGACGGTCACCGCCGACGCGCACGCCGCGGGGCTCGAAGTCGTGCCCTACACGGTGCGTGCGGAGAACGACTTCCTGCCCGCGGACCTGCGCTCCTCGGCCGACCCGGCGCAGCACGGCGACGTGTTCGGCTACTTCGGCCTGCTGCTGGACCAGGGCATCGACGGGATCTTCAGCGACTTCCCGGACCTGGCCGTGCAGGCGCGCGATGGAATCAACTGA
- a CDS encoding DUF397 domain-containing protein, which yields MSQVRYRGWFKSSYSAAASDNCVEVRLSADHVGVRDSKDRSGPPLVVPVAAWNSFLTAAKSGYLDDPV from the coding sequence ATGTCCCAGGTGCGATACCGCGGTTGGTTCAAGAGCAGCTACAGCGCTGCCGCGAGCGACAACTGCGTGGAAGTCCGGTTATCCGCTGATCACGTAGGCGTGCGTGACTCGAAGGACCGCTCCGGCCCGCCGCTCGTGGTTCCGGTAGCGGCGTGGAATTCGTTCCTCACCGCGGCGAAGTCCGGATACCTCGACGACCCGGTCTGA
- a CDS encoding MAB_1171c family putative transporter: MKVIDYLELALTAWFAYRLVRSPQDRGLRVIVIALLAMLLGEGFVIAALRVLSAELITPGLGKVVQNCSLAVGFCAVMVFFLLSASGTRFDSGLHKQRLPARVWWESAVVLVVCAVLAVAMARTPAPLQEGAYPSSGRLQDAALGRPEVVAFYLVAVGYFAYAATCSAVWAARYGRESSVRARIGLWMAAAGMVLFGVASACRGLYVGLRGLGMTAPAPVTNVATVLIDLGATLWIAGLLAVGIAARGAALRVRLRHRRAFHALRPLWEPLHAAFPEDALDDHARREPGRLWRDRLSPGQLHREYWRRSVECRDGLSKLSPWLRDVGYSSADPPGEQAAAVRRALRLRERGHTPSSDAPLLVAAPAAANTTVDSDVAELVRLAQAMPEQE; the protein is encoded by the coding sequence GTGAAGGTCATCGACTACCTGGAACTCGCGCTGACCGCGTGGTTCGCCTACCGGCTCGTGCGCAGTCCGCAGGACCGCGGGCTGCGCGTGATCGTCATCGCGCTGCTGGCGATGCTGCTGGGCGAAGGGTTCGTGATCGCGGCGCTGCGCGTGCTCAGCGCCGAGCTGATCACGCCGGGGCTCGGCAAGGTCGTGCAGAACTGCTCGCTGGCCGTTGGCTTCTGCGCGGTCATGGTGTTCTTCCTGCTCTCGGCTTCGGGAACGCGGTTCGACAGCGGGCTGCACAAGCAGCGGCTGCCTGCGCGGGTGTGGTGGGAAAGCGCCGTGGTCTTGGTGGTGTGCGCGGTGCTGGCGGTGGCGATGGCCCGCACCCCCGCGCCGTTGCAGGAAGGCGCCTACCCGAGCAGCGGCCGGTTGCAGGACGCCGCGCTCGGGCGGCCCGAGGTGGTCGCGTTCTACCTCGTCGCGGTCGGCTACTTCGCTTACGCCGCCACTTGCTCCGCGGTGTGGGCGGCCCGCTACGGGCGCGAGTCCAGCGTGCGCGCGCGGATCGGACTGTGGATGGCCGCCGCGGGCATGGTGCTGTTCGGCGTCGCCTCGGCGTGCCGCGGCCTCTACGTCGGCTTGCGCGGACTCGGGATGACCGCGCCCGCCCCGGTGACCAACGTTGCGACGGTGCTGATCGACCTCGGCGCGACGTTGTGGATCGCGGGCCTGCTGGCCGTGGGGATCGCGGCCCGCGGCGCGGCGCTGCGGGTGCGGCTGCGCCACCGGCGGGCGTTCCACGCCCTGCGGCCGCTGTGGGAGCCGTTGCACGCGGCGTTCCCGGAGGACGCGCTGGACGACCACGCCAGGCGCGAACCCGGGAGGCTGTGGCGCGACCGGCTCTCCCCCGGCCAGCTGCACCGGGAGTACTGGCGCCGGTCGGTGGAATGCCGGGACGGGCTTTCGAAGCTTTCGCCCTGGCTGCGCGACGTCGGTTACAGCAGCGCGGACCCACCGGGCGAGCAGGCGGCCGCGGTGCGCCGCGCCCTGCGGCTGCGCGAGCGCGGGCACACGCCCTCCTCGGACGCGCCGCTGCTGGTCGCCGCGCCGGCTGCCGCGAACACGACGGTGGACAGCGACGTGGCCGAGCTCGTCCGGCTCGCCCAGGCCATGCCCGAGCAGGAATGA
- the purD gene encoding phosphoribosylamine--glycine ligase has product MRILVIGAGGREHAIVLALSRDPSVTALACAPGNAGIAALAESYPVDVADPASVTELATGWGADLVVFGPETPLVAGAADAVRAAGIACFGPSKQAARIEGSKAFAKDVMDAAGVPTAHSETVDNPAKLDAALSRFGPTWVVKDDGLAGGKGVLVTSDFDAARAHAITLLDDGHPVLLESFLDGPEASLFCLVDGTTVVPLLPAQDFKRVGDQDAGPNTGGMGAYAPLPWAPPELAADVVRTVVQPVVDELAERGTPFSGLLYAGLALTSAGPQVIEFNCRFGDPETQAVLALLHTPLAGLLDAVARGELAEQPPLEWEPGTAVTVVLAAEGYPGRPRLDDVLTGGDAIGVLHSGTRRREDGAVLSAGGRVLSVVATGEDLESARTEVYRRVAEVHLPGSHHRTDIALRAARGEITA; this is encoded by the coding sequence GTGCGAATCCTCGTGATCGGCGCGGGCGGCCGGGAGCACGCGATCGTGCTCGCGCTGTCCCGCGACCCGTCGGTGACCGCCCTGGCCTGCGCCCCCGGCAACGCCGGCATCGCCGCGCTGGCCGAGTCCTACCCCGTCGACGTCGCCGACCCGGCGTCGGTGACCGAGCTGGCCACCGGCTGGGGCGCGGACCTGGTCGTGTTCGGCCCGGAAACCCCGCTGGTCGCCGGTGCCGCCGATGCGGTACGCGCCGCGGGCATCGCCTGCTTCGGCCCGTCCAAGCAGGCCGCCCGCATCGAAGGTTCCAAGGCGTTCGCCAAGGACGTCATGGACGCGGCAGGCGTGCCGACCGCGCACAGCGAGACCGTGGACAACCCGGCCAAGCTCGACGCCGCGCTGTCCCGCTTCGGCCCGACCTGGGTGGTCAAGGACGACGGGCTGGCCGGCGGCAAGGGCGTGCTGGTCACCTCCGATTTCGACGCCGCCCGCGCGCACGCGATCACGCTGCTCGACGACGGGCACCCGGTGCTGCTGGAGTCGTTCCTGGACGGTCCGGAAGCCTCGCTGTTCTGCCTGGTCGACGGCACCACCGTGGTGCCGCTGCTGCCCGCGCAGGACTTCAAGCGGGTCGGCGACCAGGACGCCGGGCCGAACACCGGCGGGATGGGCGCCTACGCGCCGCTGCCGTGGGCGCCGCCGGAACTGGCCGCGGACGTGGTCCGCACGGTCGTGCAGCCGGTGGTCGACGAGCTGGCCGAGCGCGGCACGCCGTTCTCCGGGCTGCTCTACGCCGGGCTCGCGCTCACTTCGGCCGGACCACAGGTCATCGAGTTCAACTGCCGCTTCGGCGACCCGGAGACGCAGGCCGTGCTCGCGCTGCTGCACACCCCGCTCGCAGGGCTGCTGGACGCGGTCGCCCGCGGTGAGCTGGCCGAGCAGCCGCCGCTGGAGTGGGAACCGGGCACGGCCGTGACGGTCGTGCTCGCCGCCGAGGGCTACCCCGGCAGGCCGCGCCTGGACGACGTGCTCACCGGCGGCGACGCCATCGGCGTGCTGCACTCCGGCACGCGGCGGCGCGAGGACGGCGCGGTGCTCTCCGCCGGTGGCCGGGTGCTGTCGGTTGTGGCGACCGGCGAGGACCTGGAGTCGGCCCGCACCGAGGTGTACCGGCGGGTCGCCGAGGTCCACCTGCCCGGCTCCCACCACCGCACCGACATCGCCCTGCGCGCCGCCCGCGGCGAGATCACCGCTTAG
- a CDS encoding adenylosuccinate synthase, giving the protein MPAIVLIGAQWGDEGKGKATDLLGEQAQWVVRYQGGNNAGHTVVLPDGQDYALHLIPSGILTPGVTNVIGNGVVVDPGVLLDELEGLEQRGVDTSRLLLSADAHMIMPYHVAIDRVTERYLGKKQIGTTGRGIGPAYQDKVARVGVRVQDLLDEKILRQKVEAALEFKNQLLVKVYNRRALDPDEVVNTVLEQSERFAGRIADTKLLVNQAINRGETVLLEGSQGTLLDVDHGTYPFVTSSNPTSGGACAGSGIGPTKITAVIGILKSYTTRVGAGPFPTELTDDAGENLRKQGGEFGVTTGRSRRTGWFDSVIARYATRVNGITDYFLTKLDVLSGLETIPVCVAYDVDGQRVTEMPMTQTGVHHAVPVYEEMPGWWEDISHARTFEDLPVNAQNYVLRLEELTEARMSAIGVGPGRDHTIVRHTMA; this is encoded by the coding sequence ATGCCGGCGATCGTGCTGATCGGAGCCCAGTGGGGCGACGAAGGCAAGGGCAAGGCGACCGACCTGCTCGGCGAGCAGGCGCAGTGGGTCGTCCGGTACCAGGGCGGCAACAACGCCGGGCACACCGTGGTGCTGCCGGACGGTCAGGACTACGCGCTGCACCTGATCCCCTCGGGCATCCTCACCCCGGGCGTGACGAACGTGATCGGCAACGGGGTCGTGGTGGACCCGGGCGTGCTGCTCGACGAGCTCGAAGGGCTGGAGCAGCGCGGCGTGGACACCTCGCGGCTGCTGCTGTCCGCCGACGCGCACATGATCATGCCGTACCACGTGGCGATCGACCGCGTCACCGAGCGCTACCTGGGCAAGAAGCAGATCGGCACCACCGGCCGCGGCATCGGCCCGGCCTACCAGGACAAGGTCGCCCGCGTCGGAGTGCGCGTGCAGGACCTGCTGGACGAGAAGATCCTGCGGCAGAAGGTCGAGGCCGCGCTGGAGTTCAAGAACCAGCTGCTGGTCAAGGTCTACAACCGGCGCGCGCTGGACCCGGACGAGGTCGTGAACACGGTGCTGGAGCAGTCCGAGCGCTTCGCAGGCCGGATCGCGGACACCAAGCTGCTGGTCAACCAGGCGATCAACCGCGGCGAGACGGTGCTGCTGGAGGGTTCGCAGGGCACGCTGCTGGACGTGGACCACGGCACCTACCCGTTCGTGACCTCGTCGAACCCGACCTCGGGCGGGGCCTGCGCCGGTTCCGGCATCGGCCCGACGAAGATCACCGCGGTGATCGGGATCCTGAAGTCCTACACCACCCGCGTCGGCGCGGGTCCGTTCCCGACCGAGCTCACCGACGACGCCGGCGAGAACCTGCGCAAGCAGGGCGGCGAGTTCGGCGTCACCACCGGCCGCTCGCGGCGCACCGGCTGGTTCGACTCGGTGATCGCGCGCTACGCGACGCGGGTCAACGGGATCACCGACTACTTCCTGACCAAGCTCGACGTGCTCTCCGGGCTGGAGACGATCCCGGTGTGCGTGGCCTACGACGTGGACGGGCAGCGGGTCACCGAGATGCCGATGACGCAGACCGGGGTGCACCACGCGGTGCCGGTCTACGAGGAGATGCCGGGCTGGTGGGAGGACATCAGCCACGCGCGGACCTTCGAGGACCTGCCGGTGAACGCGCAGAACTACGTGCTGCGGCTGGAAGAGCTCACCGAGGCCCGGATGTCCGCCATCGGCGTCGGTCCCGGCCGCGATCACACGATCGTCCGGCACACCATGGCTTGA
- a CDS encoding ABC transporter substrate-binding protein: MRRRDFLSALVLTTSAGALTACASTPSGNEPVPVPDRVGPEELRRVRLRVGDQKGNSQSLLRSAGLDRAPYAIEWSTFTSGPPLLEAVSADAVDAGGVGNTPPLFAAAAKRDVKAISVSRGNVTSDALVVRKDSPLQRVEDLRGKKIAVARGSSAHGQVLLNLRKIGMSPDDVQLVILQPADALGAFNSGDVDAWAIWDPYFSQVRLETGARVLTDGTGIANGYDFLIAGTAALADPARNTALADFAVRLAKAQVFSDRHRPERARAWAQDTGLPIEVTTPATEAGPNLPIPLDAEVIRSSQQLADAFVQAKEIPRPFRFADYVDTRFQPQLAAFH, from the coding sequence TTGCGCCGTCGTGACTTCCTGTCCGCACTCGTACTGACCACCTCCGCGGGCGCGCTCACCGCGTGCGCGAGCACACCGAGCGGAAACGAACCGGTTCCGGTGCCCGACCGGGTCGGACCCGAAGAGCTCCGCAGGGTGCGGCTGCGGGTCGGCGACCAGAAGGGCAATTCGCAGTCCCTGTTGCGCTCGGCGGGCCTGGACCGCGCGCCTTACGCCATCGAGTGGTCCACGTTCACCTCCGGCCCTCCGCTGCTGGAGGCGGTGTCCGCGGACGCCGTCGACGCGGGCGGCGTCGGCAACACCCCGCCGCTGTTCGCCGCGGCCGCGAAGCGCGACGTGAAGGCCATCTCGGTGTCCAGGGGCAACGTGACCAGCGATGCGCTGGTCGTGCGCAAGGACTCCCCGCTGCAGCGGGTCGAGGACCTGCGCGGCAAGAAGATCGCCGTGGCCAGGGGCAGTTCCGCGCACGGCCAGGTCCTGCTGAACCTCCGCAAGATCGGCATGAGCCCGGACGACGTGCAGCTGGTGATCCTGCAACCCGCCGACGCGCTCGGCGCGTTCAACAGCGGCGACGTGGACGCTTGGGCGATCTGGGACCCGTACTTCTCGCAGGTGCGGCTGGAAACCGGCGCGCGGGTGCTCACCGACGGCACCGGCATCGCCAACGGCTACGACTTCCTGATCGCGGGCACCGCGGCGCTCGCCGACCCGGCCCGCAACACCGCGCTGGCCGACTTCGCGGTGCGGCTGGCGAAGGCGCAGGTCTTCTCGGACCGGCACCGGCCGGAACGCGCGCGGGCCTGGGCGCAGGACACCGGACTGCCGATCGAGGTGACGACTCCGGCCACCGAGGCGGGGCCGAACCTGCCGATTCCGCTGGACGCGGAGGTGATCCGGTCCTCGCAGCAACTCGCGGACGCGTTCGTGCAGGCCAAGGAGATCCCGCGCCCGTTCCGGTTCGCCGACTACGTCGACACCCGCTTCCAGCCGCAGCTCGCCGCATTCCACTGA